agaagagaagctgtgtggagacctcagagcagcttccagtgtctgaagggggtgtacaaggatgctggggagggactcttccttagggactctagtggtaggacaaggggtaatgggttcaaacttaaacagaggaagtttagattagatataaggaagaagttctttacagtgagggtggtgaagcactggaatgggttgcccagggaggttgtggatgctccatccctggcagtgttcaaggccaggttggacagagccttgggccacatgatttagggcaaggtgtccctgcccatggcaggggggttggaactagatggtcttaaggtcctttccaaccgttactatcctatgattctatgtttctatgattctaactattaaataaaaatggatttaaaagtCCTACTTTTCAGTGCAGGTAATGCTGTCTCTACAAGTGAGCTGATACAACACTGAGTCCAGGGAAGACCAAGTGAGCACAGCTTACATTTGTACTTGTACCAAGGGATTTGGGATTTAAATATCcttttatttacaaattttAATGTACATGTCAACGCACAGGATAGTCACAAAGCTCTAAAGACGATGACACCCATAGCATATTCCACATTGATGGGAGAGGCTGTCTTTTGGGGAAAGACAATTAAAGTTCCAAAATCAACTACACCGTTCAGTGGGATGAGCTGTGACAGCTGAAAACAGAGTTGTGAGCAACGCAGGGACACTGCAGACCTGACTATAGGCAGTTAAGCAAAAATAGTCTCCTAACAGCCCCAAGACAAAAGTGATGGCGTCTCTCTCTCCCCACAACCTGCTATGTGGGGATCTACACTTAAATGCCATGTTCCTTCAAGGGATTGAGCACTTCATTGAGCTACTGAGCACTCACACAGGCCATTTCCCATGTCACTAGCAACCCAGCTCGCACACTGCTTGCTGGTGTGTCAATTCACACTGATATTCTTCCTTCACCACTAAGAGCAGTCAACCTGCCCATTTAAACACCCAAAAGACAAGCACCCAAATGAACACGTGGGGATAAAAGGAGCTGAACACCAGGTCACACACACAGCCGAGCGTTAGCAAGGGTTTCAAAGGAACAGCTGGGAACACTTACACATTTAAACGTTGTTTTTCTtgcacaaatgttttctttactgaCATTTTTGTCAGTAGACCAAGGTGTTTTCCAGCACAGATTTGGTAGCCCACTGAGGCAAGTTTTGCAGCTGTCCACTCTCTTCACTActcatttaaaaaggaaagccCCAAAAGGGCAGCAGTTCAACAAAAGAAAGCGCGGCTTCCTCCGAAAATCCTCCAAACCAGTGTCTACCTTTGTCATGCACCAAAAGCCACTATTTTTCTCAGACAAGACCCAAAAGTCAACATTTCAGGAGCTGTTTTATGTGCAAGAAATCCAGCAGCAATGGCAGTGCgagccctgccctggggctgtgccCGAGCCCCTTCCATAGCAGCCCTGGCGGGAGGGTGAGGGatcctcctccctcctcagAGAACTCACAGCCTTAGCACTGGTAACTCAGGTGGACTGTTCCCACCCTTTCAGCCACCTGCATCGAGAAGAGCACAGCAGAATGATGTTATGGACAGGCTAACACAACCACAGAGGTTCTCCCTGATTATATTCCTCCTTTAGTTTGATTTATTACCTTGCTAACACTGTGCACCTACACCCCTACACCTCTATGCTTCACAGACGAGACAACTTTCTTATTCCCCTACTTCTATCAGGATTGCTTCCCATCCtaatgctttttctcctttcttccacaTCACATCAATTGACAAATACACTCATACAGATGAGGAGCACATGCAGCCCTGGTGCCTGGTGATCCCTTTGGCCCCAGAGAGAATCCCTGCAGGGGCAGGTATGTGATCACATCCGTCGCCAGAGCCCTGAGTAAAGCCCATCTATGCAGGACAAGGTTCCGATAAAGCTGGTGACATTTTGGAGCACAGCCTCTGAAGACCCTTCCAAAGCACCTTgtctccttccctctttcttctccccagctTATGCTTCCTCAGTCCCTTCTGCCCAGCCTCAGCGAGGAAAGAGATGTGATTCTGACAGTAAAAACCCTAAGCTCAGCACTGCAGTTCCCACATGCAAGAGGATGATACTAACTCCAACACGTACAGCAGACTCCTTGGAAGATGTTGAACATCAAGAGGTAACAATACCCcaatagaaaaaaagcaaaacagcaaacaaaaccacacaatttttttcccctgagtttTCTTTTAGACAAAATGACTTAAAGAACTGCATGTCTTTCGATAGGCAAGACGAGAAACtattaaaaccacatttaaaaGCCTTAGCTTAAAACAATCTGGAATGGTAAGATGCAATGCTAAGTGAAAGTGCAGACAGAGTGGCTGACTTCAAACTCAGTCCTTCGACCTTAAGACTACAAGTCAACAGGCCAACCACATAGCCAGGACTCTTCCTAAGCTTCCTTCTCTCCCAGACTCCTACCTCATGCTCGGAGAGTTACCAACAGCTACATTAATTTCGACTGCATGACTTcatttctaaacattttcaCTAATGTTAAGCTTGACAAgccccacccacccccccaatgctattttcccttctcccttccatTTTCCCTGATGCCCTTGACAATGCTGTACATGCACTCCTCACGTGAAGGTAACCAGCTTCCCCTTGTTGTCATTCTATCAGCTTGCTCAAACCCGACTTCAGGAGCTGCTTAATTTCCAACACCAATGCTAAGTGTTCATGAAACTATCCATTTGAAGGCCAtcagaaggctctggggaggtTTTTGTTAGAAGAGGTAGGAATCTATTAAGCAAAGGCCATAGAAAACGCAGAGGCAACATAATTTGTCTGTACATACCACGTGTATGCAGAAATTAAAGCTACACAGCAGAAATGAGAGCCCACCTTTTACAGGCAGCTGTGATCTTCTCCATGAGGCTGGTGCTCAACTCTGGGGAAGCTGCCTTCTGATGCCTCAGGCATCAAAGTCCCTGACAGCTGTAaattggggaagaaaaagccagaGAGGATCAATTTCCAGGTCTAGTATAAATGGAGAGAACAATCAGAAACTGCCTGCTAGGGACATGCAACGCCAACATGTAACTTAAACCAAACCTGTTCTTAGCTCACATCAGATTCCCAAAATGTTGTTACCTGTTGTGAGGCCAGACTTGGGGTATGGAGGTCAATAGCAGCAAGGGAGGGGACACGGGACtctgaaatggttttattttcctttttcagataTCTGGGATGCCAAGCTGCAAAAGACAACCAATGCATACAGTGTTAAGGAAGCACGAGCTGACTGCTGCAACACACACTGCTTCCTGCCACTCACTTAGTAACCAGATTTATTTAGAGGACATCATaccttcccctcctctcagCTCAGGCAGATGATTTAGCTCTGGCAAATGCACATCTGTCTTGGAGAAGTCCCATTTTCTCCTATTTGCCTGAAGgatgtttttttcattagcaaCCTGTAATCAAGGGCATAAGTACCAGCTCGCaaaaacataggaaaaaaaacccaaacaaaaaaaccaaagctatTTTCAAGCTTAAAAATGCATCAACATAGCAATGTTCTGCTGTAGTTGGAACTTGGGGAAGAGTAAAAGAAGAGACTCTAATGTGTGAGAAGGAATCCATTCTGCTCACGTGTCATTTATACATTATAAACAATGGAACACCCACAGcaagaaacccccaaaacaatCATCTAAGAGAGACTGCTTTCAGAGAGACAAAATATACCACCTGGAGAATGCCTTGGATTAGTTAGCTCTAAGAAGGCAAACATTCCTGCTAGCATGGAAAGAATATTGCTTAGGTAGTGTGTGCAGTGGAAAGCTTTCCAGTTCACTTGTTCTCATTATCCATTTTCAATGCATTTATGAAATGACTAAATAAGGCCCTGCCCATGTTAAACCCAAATCCTCAATTCTGCTTCAGAGACACAGCACACACGGTCTGCTTTTCTTGGCCATGGATTTATTCCAAGTCTCACAGATACCCTTGAGGACTGCTCCCTCATTTAAAATTGTCCTCTGacagaaaatatgtttcataTAAGATAACTATTAGCAAGGGATAACAGACACATCTGTAGGGCAAAAGGggtgaagaaaagaatatttctagTTGGGAGTCATGGTGAAGGCTGCAACAGATGGGATTCTTGACAAGAAAACACGTACTTGAGTTCAGAATTGATCTGTGCTTTGCCAAGGGGGAAAGGCAGATGACTTACCGAGGTCAAGCTTACACTGTAATGGCCTGCTGGAGAATGCTTCCGCTGCCTTAGAAACGGGTTCAAGTGTTTTTTACTCTTTTCGTCAGCTCTATAATCAAAAATGCACCAAACTGTATTAACTGgtgaaaatacaaacaacaaATGCAAGACATCCAGAAACATTGTCGTGAAATGCTTAGGAAGATGGCTCACAGGGAGAACATCCTTTTGTGAGCTCAGTTAACAGAGAAGTTTGGTCCAAAGGACAAGCCACAAGCCAGTGCCACAGCAGCTGGtgaactgctgctgttcagaagCTTTGCCCAGTGCTGAAACACATGCACAGCTGCTCGAGGTGAAGACAATCCTCCATCCAAGGGCTGTTCCTAGCAATGTCCCATCCCAAACATCCCAAACCATCATCACTTTGCCCCTCTCTCAGGCCATTTCGGTCCCTCAGCAACAGGGATGATGGCTACGGGCTCCTCTAGCTCTGCTCCCATACCTGTAACTAAGGTTCCCAGGCAAAGGACCCATCCCAACTGCAGTGGGAGAAACGTTCTGGTTGATGGGAGGGATAACTATGCCTGTGTTCTTGACATAgtccaagctgctgctggaatcTTTGAGGCTGGTTCGAGAGCTTATTTTAAAAGGGTTGATCGCACTGTCGTACAGGATGCTCAGGTTGGAGGATCGGTCTGCTCTCTCTGCACCAGCTTTCGAGTGCTTCGCCTTGAACAGCTTTGCATCTCTGCTCTTTGGCTCAATGCTGAAATCCTGTTTGGGAAGATAAGCATCGTCTTTCCCTTACAGTCATGCTTACAAAGTAGCTTAGAACAGTGCGTGCAGGAATAAGAAGTCAAAAGCCTAAACCTGCATGGTTCTGCAGGGATCTGATGGAGATGGAATTGATTTTAGTAGAAAACCTCTGTTTTCCATCAAACAGAAGGAGACTTGCCAGGGTTCCAGCACCCTCTGTAAGTAAGTCACTTCAGAATAGGATCTGATGGAGGATATTCTATCTGATTTAGATAGGAAATGATGGAGGAAGAACAGCCATATCCCGTGTCACTTCCAAATAAATCAAATAAGAACTGAGCCCAGTGTCACCTCAAAGTCACTCTGAAGCCTCTACTCCTTGTATCTggttgaaaggaaaatatgttaTTTTGGAGGCAGGGCTTTAACACAGGTAAACAGCAGCATACAAGCATGTTTTTGTGATTCAACATGACTTAATCCTTCCCAAAGGATTCTCCAGCTCTGTATGTGCAATGTAGTTTACCTGCAAGGGACTGGCCCAACGGCCACTTGCAGACTGCTGAGCCAAGCACTAGAGCAACCTCATAGCTGCCAATCACACAGAATCAACGGCACACAACTACTACACAACAGCCCACAGGTTGCACTGTGCTGGCTGTCAGAGCTGTGGGGGCACAGGCACAGTTTATTGCTCTGGATCGGGTGACAAGGTCTCTGGTGCTGTTTCGCCTCACAGTAGCCTCCAAAGGGGAGGCACAGCACACTTATCTAgtagtttgtttgtttttttttaattaaatggaCAATTATGCTTATATTTTTGCTACGAACTTACACTGCTGCACgtactgattttaaaacatggggaaaaaataatattggaAAACAAAGATGGACCAACCTGGACACcaaggatttttctctcttctaagCCATCATCTTTGTCCCTTTTGctgatttttgattttttttgtaattgatGGTCTCGGGCATCTTTCTGAATCTTTAATTTAAGCTCCTGAGTAAATCTATATTCCAcgcaaggggaaaaaataaaaagggctTCTGTTAATCTCAGTATCTTCACATCAGCCCAGGCTCTGATAGCTTTTTAAGTAACCAAACCAACCATGCCTTTTTAACTAATAAGAAGCCAGCTAAAAAATGATGTAtccattaaaacaaagaaaatctttcaagCACGTGCTTTTCACATGACAGCAATGAAGGTGTTTGTGTCCCAGTCTGGTGTGGATGCAGACAGTGAACACGGTGTTAGACTAAACTACCCAATATGGTGCGCTGCTGGGTGCGCACACTGTTGAATTAGCGTCATGATCAGCTAATGAGGCAaacatgctgctgcagtgtcCCCTTTTGACTGTTCTCCTATTTCCAGAAAGgctaaacccaaacaaaaccaagacatCCAAAGGCTGTCAGCTCTGCAAAGCCAGCACGCAATCTTTAAGTGCAGCTGCTTAGCCTCCTTCTAATATTAGCCTGCTTTGAGCAAGAAAGGAAGTGTTTACCTTTCAGCAAATCCATCCTTGTTGAAGAAATCGCACTCCAAGAGTTCAGCACAGGATGGTCTTTTGTCTGGGTCAATCTGCAAACACTTCTGTTAAAGCAAGGTAAACATGAGAAGGCAAATGcattagaaatgaaacaaaggcTTTAACATTGCtgagagaaaaggcaagaaaaatgcTTCAGTCTCTCCCCTCTAGGGCCTATTATACTGAAATGAGCACAAGGCATACCACTGCCAAAAACATTCTGTGTTCGCTGGCTGCTTCCATCCTAATCACCAGTGCTCACAGCGACTCACTGCTCAGATCACTCTGCTCTCAGTAAATCTCCCTTGTTTCAGTTACCTTTGTCTGGCTGAGGCTTTACAATCTCTTTTGACCATCAGCCATTTCAAATAAAGCCACATGGGGTTTAGTTACCCAGCTCCAGACTACTACGTGaaagtacaaaaaaaacccaaacccccaacTCCCTGGAAGGATTCTCCGGAGTCTATTCCAAAGTTCTAGGCTTCCTAACTGCCTCATAGCAGACACATCCCTCCACCAGCAAGGGATCCAAGCATGCTGCCTTGCAGTGCCTCCACCAGCAGATAGAGGTGGGGTTGGCAGAAAACACTGTATCCCCACAGCTCTGCTAGTGAGTAACAGGTAACAAGTAAGCATCTGATCTACAAAGCATCCACTTTGGTAGCAGATGAGACGCAAAGCTTGTTGGGACACTATTCAAAAGGTCAACTGATGCTTTCAACACACCAGCTCTTCTTCACCTCTCAAATCTCCTTGGAAAACTTGATCAGTGGGGCACTATATGCTACAAATCCTCCCTGGAGGATATGCACTGGCCATTTTGGCTCTGGAGATGGCTGGCTTAGTCTCTCCAGTCACCCAGGATGGTTGCTGTTGTAACCTTGCAGCCCCCACTAAGCCACCAACCCAAGCAGTTGCTCGTGCATGGGTAGTTGAGAGAAAGCCACTTTAACAGTGCCAGCCCTTTCTGTGGGCTGTATTCAGCTCCCCAAGGAcaaggaaacagagaaacatTCATAGTAAAGCACCAGTTAATTACCTTGGCTAAATCtagcactgcagcagggagcttGGGATAGCGTTTGTCCAGAGATCTGGCCTCCTTCACTTCAGGCAACCTCATGCCAGCAAAGAGGGGATTTTTATAGAGTAACTCTTGGTGTCTTGGAATTAAATTACCTGGAATCACACAAACAAAGCAACCATCAGGGAAGGAATACAGAACAGTCTggtgaaacatttaaaaagctgaaacacTGGGTCAGCACTACCCTTAAGGGCTATAGTGTGCCATGAACTGATACTGTACTCACAAATTCTTAGCTCCCCATTTGTAAAAGGTGCTAAGAGCACATGCTCTCAGAGACAGCTCAGCACAAACAGCCTTTCCCCAACACCTTCCTTCCCCCCATCAGAATGTATCTGACCCCTCTATTAGTAAGCAGGCATGAGGATCCTGACAGACTGTTCTTACCCAGGCACTCAGTGATATGGTAGAGCTGGTCAATGTCTGAATCTCCTGGGAAAAGGGGCTCTCCTGTGAGCATTTCTGTTACCAGAGAGCCAATAGCCCACACATCCACAgccctggaaagaaaaaaaccaaacaacacccCAGCTAAGTTTAGGTAATACAGGGACATACTTAAACCTTCACAATTGTACTAAGAGACTTGTGAGCAACACAGTTTAAGCTCTGACCTGGTTTTGTGACACTGGGGATCCCAGTAACACAAATCTCATCCTCCCTCCCAAAACGCCTGTCTGAAATTGTTTGGAGGGacttttctgccttctctctgtAACTCCAACTGCACGGCAGTCACAGCCTCCCCCAGTACCAACACTGGCAACTGAAAAGCTCCTACAGACAACAGACCAGGAATGCCGAGGGCTCTCCTTGCCTTTTGAGTCAGGAAAGCCCAGCACTGGCAGGAGTTAGCTGCAGAGCCAGAGAATAAGGAGGAAGGCTTCAACCTTTACAAGGGAATAATCAGGGAATGCTGAacagcacagaatcacagaatggtttggtttggaaaggaccttaagatcatctagttccaaccccctaccatgggcagggacacctcacactagaccaggttgcccaaagttctgtccaacctggccttgaagtgccagggatggggcattcacaacttccttgggcaacctgttccgtCCCGTTAACCTACAGTCCCCTGCCTCCCCAAAAACCAGAGCAACCTCTCCATACACCCCACAACCCTTCTGCAGGCTCACATGCCAGTCTTACTTGCCATACTTGATGTctcccaccagcagctctggagctcTGTACCAGCGGGTTGCCACATAGTCTGTGTAAGCTTCGCCAGAAGCTGCTAAGGTCCGGGCAAATCCAAAGTCACAGAGTTTTACAACTCCTGACTGAGAAACTAATATGTTCTCTGGCTTAATATCCCGATGGATTATCTGCatggaaataaaacaacaagTCAAGACAAATAAATTCCCCCTTTCTACACAGTAAACGGACTGGCTCACCAAAACCAGTAGCTTTCTCACATCCAGGtagaaaaatcccatttttgCAGGCACGGGAAACATACAGAGTCTGTAAAATACAGCTACATTCATTCAGTCAATGAACAGCTGCTGACCCCAGTGCACAGGTAAGCACAGAACCTCTTTTTATGTATCTCTATGCATATATTTGGCAGGTGTATTTACCATAGATATTTTAACGGACACAATTTATTATGCTCGAAAATCTGGCCTTGACCACAAGTTTAAAAGCTGTATGTATTGCAAAGGCCATGGGCATGTCCTGCAGTTAAACATGAAGAGTATTTTAGGCATTCATAAGAGAAATAGCTTCctaaacatataaataaataaatgtgtatgtgtttatatatatatagttacaCAACAAGGATTAAATTGGCAAACCTGTTAGAAATCAGTTGAGAAGAAAAACgtaaaaatactgaagagaaaaagcaagccTACATGTTTACATAGACACTATCAGGATTCAGCTTTCGAAAGagagattcatagaatcacagaatggtttgggttggaaaggaccttaagatcatctagttgcaaccccctgccgtgggcagggacacctcacactagaccatgtcgcccaaggctctgtccaacctggccttgaacactgccagggatggggcattcaccacttctttgggcagcctgtgccagtgcctcagcaccctcacaggaaagaacttcttccttagatctaacctgaacttctcctgtttcaatttgaacccatcaccccttgtcctatcgctccagtccctaatgaagagcccctctccagcatccttgtaggcccccttcagatactggaagctgctctgaggtctccacgcagcttctcttccccaggctgaacagccccagtcTTCTCCCTCTGCAAGATAAGCCAACCCATGACAAGGTGCCACCCAAGTACTGAATCCCCATGGACTTCTGGACCCTTCCTTTGAAACACTCTCACAAATCAATCAGAGACAAGACTGATAGATTAACTGACATCAAGCTCAGACATTTTATGTGAAACTCAGTCCTGCCACCCTGCCCTGACTCTTCCCTTTCAGCCAAAGCTCTATTTCTCTAAGTTTTTGTATATATTAAAATGATACACTTCTGTATCTATTCATTCAAGGTTACCTGCAGAGCTGACTTCTTGTGCATACTTACGTTATGACTGTGGCAAAATGCTATTCCTCTCATGATCTGAAATAGGTATTTCCGAACTCTGTTGCAGTCTAGTCCATTGGGAAATGCCTCCAAGTCATCAAGCACTGTGTGGTCCACAAATTCAAACACCAGGTACCACCGTTTCTTCTTTTTACACACTTCCAGCAGGTTCACGAGATTCTCATGCCTGAGTTGCTGTTataaaacaggaaatattttgtgaGAGCTTGACAGCATGTAATGGGTAAACTGCGACCTGGATACTTTTTTATCAGAAAACTGAGATACTTTTAACTGCGACCTAGCCACTGTACTGCCCTGGAATGCGCTTCTCCTCATGGCACTCACATTCATTTGTTCTTAAAATCAAGCTCATTGATATTTTAGAATATTATTttgcctattttattttttaaacagtatcCAGAGGATTCCCACCACCTTATGTAAGCAGACACCTGGGTTTGtaacctaaaaataaataaaacactgacTAAGGGCTTTTCTTCTTAATGGGGATGCTTAAAATACACTGTTCTGTTGTTGGAACACCTCACATGTTCTGCTTCGCACAATAATCTCCTCGCGCAAGAGGTGACACTATCTTACACCCCGATCTTGACAAGCTTTAGAGCAAGCTTATTCTCCACATGAGAGAAATCTTGAGGAAGTCAAAAAGAATTCCAGAGGAGCACGTGGTGAAGACGTGAGAGACAGCAGGCACCCAATAACACCTCCCACAAAGACTTGCTGTGGCAAAGGAAAATCCAGAGCTCCCCAAGCTGGCAGGAAAGCCAAAGCAGGCTGGTTTGTACTGGGAAACTCAGCATGCTGCCCAGTATGTCTCTGACCACTGCAAGGAGAACAACAGGACAATTAACCATGAGCGGTGAGCCACAGAGACTCCTTGCTTGTTCCCTGGTCGTGCTTACAAACAACTCAAGCAGCAATAAACACAGCCTGTTCTGCTAACGTTGGCTGTATCTGTGCATCAAAGCCCTTGAGAAAAGATTCTCACCAAGGTGATGGAAAAACCCTATGCTACCTCGCCTGCTCCCTCAGGCTTCTCTTTTAAGCTCCTACCATACCCAAAGCACTCCTGTTGACACTTAAAACACATTCACAACAACTAACACGTGCCAGAATACAAGCACATTTAAAGATGGATAAAAGGAAAGTTCAGCATTCTTACCTGTGATACTGTTATAACAATTAAACAGCTTCTATTAAACTGTGTCTAGTGGATTCACAGGGAAAACTGACCAGCCAAGGAcctgaagagatttttttttctcctatattATGCAGAAGGGAAAGCTGAAGATAGcgtagagaaaaaaatatgcagcttaaatgaaaaggaaaaaaaaagtagctgtATTTTCTAGTTATTTTGTCATCACACCCTGACCAGACAAGAACTCACCTCCACTTCATTACATATTTGTAACAATGGTTTATCACACACCACTTCAACAAAACAAATGTACAGTGTACTTATTACTACAATGTACAGTTACTTATTAGCTTGGAGCCCAGCAGGGAAATGGCACTAGAGGCTGCACCCCAGCCCAGGGATGGCGACCAAGGAAGATGCAGGAGgactgcagagcacagggatgGGCAGGGAAATGCTCTGcaaggcagaggagctgccagcCCCAAGCCCCACGGGTTTGCAGGGAGCACGCAAGTGAAGAAACTCCAGAAAGATTAAACCTCTAGGTGTTTATCTGCACTGGCAGAGGCCACATTACTGAGTTATGTGAATACTGAGCTGAGTATGTAAATGTTTCCCTTGTTAAGCTTAAGCTCCCATTTACGCAGGAAAGCAAGTTAATTCCCAGCACACCTGGGAGGTGGTACGTGCTTTGACTCAGTAACCGAGTCAAACACCTCAGGTATGATCCAGACTCACACAGATCCACTTTAAAAGAGTCTGAGGGGACAATGcttggagctgctggctgcGTGTCGAGCTCCAGCACATACATTTCCATTGACGCTAAAGGTCTGTGGCTcttaagaagaagaaagaacttcttttcataaaaaggacttggagctgttgaagcaagtccaggggaggccacgaggatgatcaggggctggagcacctcccgtatgaaaacaggctgagaaaattggggctgttcagcctggagaagagaagctgcgtggagacctcagagcagcttccagtgtctgaagggggcctacaaggatgctggagagggaccttcatcaggaactgtagcaataggacaaggggtgatgggtttaaactgaaacgggaagttcaggttaggtctaaggaagaagttcttcgctgtgagggtggtgaggcgctggcacaggttgcccaaaga
The window above is part of the Strigops habroptila isolate Jane chromosome 3, bStrHab1.2.pri, whole genome shotgun sequence genome. Proteins encoded here:
- the CDKL2 gene encoding cyclin-dependent kinase-like 2 isoform X2, coding for MRGIAFCHSHNIIHRDIKPENILVSQSGVVKLCDFGFARTLAASGEAYTDYVATRWYRAPELLVGDIKYGKAVDVWAIGSLVTEMLTGEPLFPGDSDIDQLYHITECLGNLIPRHQELLYKNPLFAGMRLPEVKEARSLDKRYPKLPAAVLDLAKKCLQIDPDKRPSCAELLECDFFNKDGFAERFTQELKLKIQKDARDHQLQKKSKISKRDKDDGLEERKILGVQDFSIEPKSRDAKLFKAKHSKAGAERADRSSNLSILYDSAINPFKISSRTSLKDSSSSLDYVKNTGIVIPPINQNVSPTAVGMGPLPGNLSYRADEKSKKHLNPFLRQRKHSPAGHYSVSLTSVANEKNILQANRRKWDFSKTDVHLPELNHLPELRGGEAWHPRYLKKENKTISESRVPSLAAIDLHTPSLASQQLSGTLMPEASEGSFPRVEHQPHGEDHSCL
- the CDKL2 gene encoding cyclin-dependent kinase-like 2 isoform X1, whose product is MEKYQVLGLVGEGSYGVVAKCRNKESGQIVAIKKFLESEDDAVVRKIAVREIKLLKQLRHENLVNLLEVCKKKKRWYLVFEFVDHTVLDDLEAFPNGLDCNRVRKYLFQIMRGIAFCHSHNIIHRDIKPENILVSQSGVVKLCDFGFARTLAASGEAYTDYVATRWYRAPELLVGDIKYGKAVDVWAIGSLVTEMLTGEPLFPGDSDIDQLYHITECLGNLIPRHQELLYKNPLFAGMRLPEVKEARSLDKRYPKLPAAVLDLAKKCLQIDPDKRPSCAELLECDFFNKDGFAERFTQELKLKIQKDARDHQLQKKSKISKRDKDDGLEERKILGVQDFSIEPKSRDAKLFKAKHSKAGAERADRSSNLSILYDSAINPFKISSRTSLKDSSSSLDYVKNTGIVIPPINQNVSPTAVGMGPLPGNLSYRADEKSKKHLNPFLRQRKHSPAGHYSVSLTSVANEKNILQANRRKWDFSKTDVHLPELNHLPELRGGEAWHPRYLKKENKTISESRVPSLAAIDLHTPSLASQQLSGTLMPEASEGSFPRVEHQPHGEDHSCL